A single Pedobacter sp. PACM 27299 DNA region contains:
- a CDS encoding SusC/RagA family TonB-linked outer membrane protein translates to MLKITPTLKRGTLLLLACLSLSFGLSAQVKVTGKVTSSDDKLPIIGATVKVKNTAIGTLTDPNGAFAINVKPTDILSVSFVGYVTKEILVGKQTNINIVLNPDANSLNEIVVTGYTSQRKKDLTGSVAVVNITQLKEQPAASAVEALQGKAPGVQIVNDGAPGSTPQIRIRGITTINNNDPLYVIDGVPYEGKLSWLNQNDIESMQILKDASSASIYGARANNGVVIITTKKGVVGPPRITFDSYYGRQVPRKGTFPKMLNPMQYAEYMFASYKNAGLPPDVGTNYGTGATPTLPEYLLAGSATGQKITAADVDPSKYNYSTDPATFYQITKANQAGTNWFDEITQSAPIQNYQLSAAGGGENATYSFSAGSLNQQGTIKYTGFKRYNVRANTSFAALNKRLRFGENIQYSYSEGYGIGVNPNVSGEYQDEGSPISWAYRMNTIIPVYDIKGNFAGSRGSQLGNSENPLATLYRGKDNVNKSNFFFGNVFGELDLIDGLTAKTSFGLRYENYNGLTLRYPNLEFSEGNNSNNLNEYFGYNNEWTWTNTLNYNKVFAEKHRLNLLLGTEAISSRTRRVDAGRNDFFVLGDLDYYYLGVGASNISNGSTGTVASLFSIFGRADYSFNDRYLASLTLRRDGSSNFGPENKYGYFPAGSVAWRLSEEGFMKGKVKWIEDLKLRVGYGETGNQRIPGFQYLNRYQSSLINAAYSFSGDNKLTSGVWQNNYQNTAVKWESLSSLNIGLDFTLFNSVLDGSVDWYNKKTSDMLYPVPLPATNIGMGSSPYVNVGDMSNKGIEFNLAYHYGKVDNKPFKFDIGINFSKNKNEIVKLAPGISEQIYGVFRSLRTSILKEGLPFGSFYGYDVVGIYQNESDVSQSASYPKARVGGLKYRDVNGDNVITPEDRTIIGNPNPDFLYALSFNASYKNFDISMFFNGVQGIDLYEATRYFTDFQTFPGAKSSRLLDAWSPSNTGSLIPSPNANAGDYELESTSYYVQNGSFLRMKNLQIGYSLPVDKVFGPKWGVSKVRVYASATNLFTITKYKGLDPEVSQETETYSALGVDRGIYPSPRQFLIGLSVGF, encoded by the coding sequence ATGCTTAAAATCACACCAACTCTCAAAAGGGGCACTCTCCTTTTGCTGGCTTGCCTGTCCCTATCCTTTGGGCTCAGCGCGCAAGTCAAAGTCACCGGTAAGGTTACCAGCAGTGACGACAAGTTACCCATTATCGGTGCTACCGTAAAAGTCAAGAATACGGCCATAGGAACGCTGACAGATCCGAACGGCGCTTTTGCAATCAATGTCAAACCTACAGATATCCTTTCCGTCTCTTTTGTAGGTTATGTTACCAAAGAAATCCTTGTAGGTAAGCAAACCAATATCAATATTGTATTAAATCCAGATGCGAATAGTTTGAACGAAATCGTGGTTACTGGCTATACCAGTCAGCGTAAAAAAGACCTGACCGGTTCAGTAGCTGTTGTTAATATTACACAGTTAAAAGAGCAGCCTGCAGCAAGTGCTGTAGAAGCTTTACAAGGTAAAGCACCTGGGGTTCAGATTGTGAATGATGGTGCGCCAGGCTCTACACCACAGATTCGCATCCGTGGGATAACTACGATCAATAATAATGATCCACTATATGTTATTGATGGGGTTCCTTATGAAGGAAAGCTGAGCTGGTTAAACCAGAATGATATAGAAAGTATGCAGATCTTAAAAGACGCTTCTTCTGCTTCAATTTATGGGGCAAGGGCGAATAATGGGGTCGTGATCATTACCACAAAAAAAGGAGTAGTGGGGCCGCCACGTATTACTTTCGATAGCTATTACGGCAGGCAGGTGCCAAGAAAGGGAACGTTCCCAAAAATGTTGAACCCTATGCAGTATGCGGAGTATATGTTTGCCTCCTATAAGAATGCAGGGTTGCCACCTGATGTTGGTACTAATTATGGAACTGGGGCAACGCCAACACTTCCAGAATACCTATTGGCGGGTAGCGCAACAGGGCAAAAAATTACAGCTGCTGATGTGGATCCTTCTAAATACAATTACAGTACCGATCCTGCAACTTTTTATCAGATCACAAAAGCGAATCAGGCAGGTACCAATTGGTTTGATGAAATCACTCAATCTGCACCAATTCAAAACTATCAGCTGAGTGCAGCTGGAGGAGGTGAGAATGCGACTTATAGCTTTTCTGCCGGAAGTCTCAATCAACAGGGAACAATCAAATATACCGGCTTTAAACGTTACAATGTCCGCGCAAATACGAGCTTTGCCGCATTGAATAAAAGACTGCGTTTTGGGGAAAATATTCAGTATTCCTATTCTGAAGGCTATGGTATTGGGGTAAACCCTAATGTATCCGGAGAATATCAGGATGAAGGCAGCCCGATTAGCTGGGCCTATCGGATGAATACCATCATTCCTGTCTATGACATCAAAGGGAATTTTGCAGGTAGCCGAGGCAGTCAGCTGGGTAACTCAGAAAATCCACTGGCCACCTTATACCGTGGTAAGGACAATGTAAATAAGAGCAACTTCTTCTTCGGAAATGTTTTCGGAGAACTTGATCTGATCGATGGCCTGACCGCTAAAACAAGCTTTGGTCTCCGCTATGAAAATTATAATGGCCTTACTTTACGTTATCCCAATCTGGAATTCTCTGAAGGAAATAACTCGAATAACCTGAATGAATATTTTGGTTATAATAACGAGTGGACCTGGACAAATACCCTGAATTATAACAAAGTATTTGCGGAAAAACATCGCTTGAATCTCTTGTTAGGTACAGAAGCCATCAGCTCCAGAACCCGTCGTGTGGATGCGGGACGCAATGATTTCTTCGTTCTGGGTGATTTGGATTACTACTACCTTGGCGTAGGTGCCTCTAATATCAGCAATGGTAGTACAGGTACAGTTGCCAGTTTGTTCTCTATATTTGGACGGGCAGATTATTCCTTTAATGACCGTTACCTGGCCAGCTTAACGCTTCGTCGTGATGGATCTTCTAACTTTGGACCAGAAAATAAATATGGATATTTCCCGGCAGGAAGTGTGGCCTGGAGACTTTCTGAAGAGGGCTTTATGAAAGGTAAAGTCAAATGGATTGAAGATTTAAAACTTAGAGTAGGTTATGGGGAAACTGGAAATCAAAGGATTCCTGGATTTCAATACCTGAACAGGTACCAATCTTCTCTGATCAATGCGGCCTATAGCTTTAGTGGCGACAATAAATTGACTTCTGGAGTATGGCAGAATAATTATCAAAATACCGCTGTTAAATGGGAGTCTTTAAGCTCGCTGAATATCGGTTTAGATTTTACCTTGTTTAATTCAGTGTTGGATGGATCGGTAGATTGGTACAATAAGAAAACCAGTGATATGCTTTATCCAGTGCCATTACCTGCTACCAATATTGGTATGGGAAGTTCTCCATATGTGAATGTGGGAGATATGAGCAATAAAGGAATTGAATTCAATCTGGCTTATCATTATGGAAAAGTAGACAACAAGCCTTTCAAATTTGATATTGGCATAAATTTCTCTAAAAACAAGAATGAAATTGTAAAATTGGCACCTGGAATTTCAGAGCAGATTTATGGTGTCTTTAGAAGTTTGCGAACCAGTATTCTTAAAGAAGGTTTGCCATTCGGTTCTTTTTATGGCTATGATGTAGTCGGCATTTATCAGAATGAGAGTGATGTGAGTCAGAGTGCCTCCTATCCTAAGGCCCGAGTGGGTGGCTTGAAATATAGAGATGTGAATGGCGACAATGTGATTACACCAGAAGATCGTACCATTATTGGTAATCCAAATCCAGACTTCTTGTACGCATTGAGCTTCAATGCTTCCTATAAAAACTTCGACATTTCGATGTTCTTTAATGGGGTACAGGGGATTGACTTGTATGAAGCAACCAGGTATTTTACAGACTTCCAGACTTTTCCAGGTGCTAAAAGTAGTAGATTACTGGATGCCTGGAGCCCATCAAATACGGGTAGCTTAATTCCTTCACCAAATGCTAATGCCGGTGATTACGAATTAGAATCCACCAGTTATTATGTACAGAATGGAAGCTTCTTACGTATGAAAAATCTTCAGATTGGATATTCCCTGCCTGTCGACAAAGTGTTCGGACCTAAATGGGGAGTAAGCAAAGTAAGGGTTTATGCCAGTGCTACGAATCTGTTTACCATTACCAAATACAAAGGACTAGACCCGGAAGTAAGTCAGGAAACAGAAACCTATTCTGCATTAGGTGTAGATAGAGGGATTTATCCAAGTCCGCGTCAGTTCCTGATCGGTTTAAGTGTAGGATTTTAA
- a CDS encoding RagB/SusD family nutrient uptake outer membrane protein: MKKINYIIFAICMITAAGCSKSFLEKNAQAELIPEQLTTQKGVEALLTGAYGLLNGNLNGTWGNYGAAPSQWLLGEAISDNAHKGSSDGDQPNMTALEIHEANSNNDNLENLWVRCFEGIVRCNNTLKYLALVQASDKSFPADRAAEIAGEARLLRAHYNFYLVRVFKNVPLITETTTESAVDNMKDIYPAIVEDLKFAVANLKPTSPKGEIGRVNQIAAKAYLGKVYLYQKKYLDALPLFNDVIAARPTIESLPFTNNFDVTKENGPEAIFSVQHSVGTDGTGGENGNVGDMLNFPYGSTPISCCGFFQPSFDLTNAFKVTPDGLPFLDGNYRLKPYISDYGMTDAEKLSYVLDRTIEFDPRVDYTMGRRGVEYLDWGIMPGDAWIRGVTIGGPFVAIKNVIKASEIAGNTGPGNPNVTGLNVNIIRLADVYLMAAECEVEAGSLPLAMNLVNKVRARAALLPKKQAVGGNAAVYKVNPYLSFPDQVYGRNAVRFERRMELAMEGHRFYDLVRWGIAKKTMTDYFAFEGTYLKFLTKAVMEDKDEYFPIPQSQIDRSKGILKQNPGY; encoded by the coding sequence ATGAAAAAGATTAACTATATCATATTCGCGATATGTATGATTACCGCAGCAGGTTGCAGTAAGTCGTTTTTAGAGAAGAATGCGCAAGCAGAACTGATTCCTGAACAATTGACCACACAAAAAGGAGTAGAAGCACTGTTAACCGGTGCCTATGGACTTTTAAATGGGAATTTAAACGGTACCTGGGGTAATTACGGGGCTGCACCAAGCCAATGGTTATTGGGGGAGGCGATTTCTGATAATGCCCATAAAGGAAGTTCCGACGGTGATCAGCCCAATATGACTGCATTAGAAATACATGAGGCAAACAGTAACAATGACAATTTAGAAAACCTTTGGGTACGTTGCTTTGAGGGAATCGTTCGCTGTAACAATACCTTGAAGTACCTGGCCCTGGTACAGGCTTCGGATAAAAGTTTCCCAGCCGATAGAGCTGCTGAAATTGCAGGAGAGGCTAGATTGCTGCGCGCACACTACAACTTTTACCTGGTAAGGGTGTTTAAAAATGTGCCCCTGATCACAGAAACGACTACTGAATCTGCCGTAGATAATATGAAGGACATTTATCCAGCTATTGTGGAAGACTTGAAGTTTGCAGTAGCCAACCTGAAACCTACCAGTCCCAAAGGAGAAATCGGCCGGGTGAATCAGATTGCCGCAAAAGCTTATTTAGGAAAGGTTTATTTATATCAGAAGAAATACCTGGATGCCTTGCCTTTATTTAATGACGTGATCGCTGCCAGACCAACGATTGAAAGTCTCCCCTTTACTAATAACTTTGATGTAACCAAAGAAAATGGGCCAGAAGCTATATTTTCTGTGCAGCATTCTGTGGGGACTGATGGAACAGGTGGTGAGAACGGAAATGTGGGTGACATGCTTAATTTTCCTTACGGTTCCACACCGATCAGTTGCTGTGGCTTTTTCCAGCCTTCTTTTGATTTGACCAATGCTTTCAAAGTAACGCCGGATGGTTTGCCTTTTCTGGATGGCAACTATAGACTTAAACCATATATTTCTGATTATGGAATGACGGATGCAGAAAAGTTAAGCTATGTGTTGGATAGAACTATCGAATTTGATCCAAGGGTAGATTATACCATGGGTAGAAGAGGCGTAGAATACCTGGACTGGGGTATCATGCCAGGTGATGCCTGGATCAGAGGAGTTACCATCGGAGGTCCTTTTGTGGCCATAAAAAATGTAATTAAGGCTTCAGAGATCGCCGGTAATACTGGTCCTGGAAATCCAAATGTGACTGGCCTGAATGTAAACATTATCCGATTGGCAGATGTCTACCTGATGGCGGCAGAATGTGAAGTGGAAGCTGGTAGTCTTCCATTGGCAATGAATTTGGTCAATAAAGTAAGAGCAAGGGCTGCTTTATTGCCTAAAAAACAAGCTGTTGGCGGAAATGCAGCTGTGTATAAGGTAAATCCTTACCTGAGTTTTCCAGATCAGGTGTATGGACGTAACGCCGTACGTTTTGAACGCCGTATGGAACTGGCCATGGAAGGACATCGTTTTTATGATTTGGTGAGGTGGGGAATTGCGAAAAAAACCATGACAGATTATTTTGCATTTGAAGGGACTTATCTTAAGTTTCTAACTAAGGCTGTAATGGAAGATAAGGATGAATATTTCCCGATCCCTCAGAGTCAGATCGATCGTAGTAAGGGAATATTGAAACAAAATCCAGGCTATTAA
- a CDS encoding DUF3887 domain-containing protein — MKKIILLFFALLISVSGFSQGILSLFARSEEFMKTMEQEKFQDAQGFFDVSVQSKISAENLQTIWSTLTSNYGKYVSMDAVQSKTEGEYFTVSVDAEFEKDTQGFLLVFNKNEKLVGLFPRQVQRASSYVRPAYVDTAAYKEKEINVTTPGHSLVGLLTTPAKGANFPLVVFLHGSGPADMDETVGPNKPFKDLAGGLASQGIASIRYVKRTLAYSGDFSKAFTVKEEVLDDALAAIALAKTIPGVDKSKIFLFGHSMGGMLAPRLVLQVPDIKGIVLAAAPARKLTDLIEEQNKYAVAQAKDTTGNLQKQLDEVLKQTAQTRFTTIGKMKPDSLILGLPVAYWADINQYDQVAAAKKLTRQKIFVAQGAFDFQVAQQDFDLWKAALGKKSNVTLKLYPDLNHLFIPQTEKGNTSQYGIPGSVSGTLVEDLANWIKAK; from the coding sequence ATGAAGAAAATTATTTTATTGTTTTTTGCCCTGTTGATCTCCGTATCTGGATTTTCACAAGGCATATTGTCACTGTTTGCACGTTCTGAGGAATTTATGAAAACAATGGAGCAGGAGAAATTTCAGGACGCACAGGGATTTTTTGATGTCAGCGTGCAGTCTAAGATCTCTGCAGAAAACCTCCAGACCATTTGGAGTACCTTAACCAGCAACTATGGGAAATATGTGAGCATGGATGCTGTGCAAAGTAAAACCGAAGGGGAATATTTCACGGTATCTGTGGATGCAGAATTTGAAAAAGATACACAAGGTTTTCTACTGGTCTTCAATAAAAATGAAAAGTTAGTAGGCCTTTTCCCAAGACAAGTGCAAAGGGCTTCTTCTTATGTTAGACCTGCCTACGTGGATACCGCTGCCTATAAAGAAAAAGAAATTAATGTGACTACTCCCGGACATAGTTTGGTGGGTTTGTTAACTACACCTGCTAAAGGAGCTAATTTCCCATTAGTGGTGTTTTTACATGGCTCTGGCCCTGCCGATATGGACGAAACTGTAGGTCCAAATAAACCTTTTAAAGATCTTGCTGGTGGTTTAGCCAGTCAGGGAATTGCCAGTATCCGTTATGTAAAAAGAACATTGGCCTATTCCGGTGATTTTAGTAAAGCATTTACCGTAAAAGAAGAAGTGCTGGATGATGCCCTTGCGGCCATCGCATTAGCGAAAACTATTCCTGGCGTAGATAAGAGTAAAATCTTCTTATTCGGACACAGTATGGGTGGGATGCTGGCGCCAAGATTGGTCCTGCAGGTTCCGGACATTAAAGGCATTGTACTCGCTGCGGCACCAGCAAGGAAATTGACCGATCTGATTGAAGAACAGAATAAATATGCTGTGGCACAGGCGAAGGATACCACAGGAAACTTACAGAAACAATTAGATGAGGTGTTAAAGCAAACCGCACAGACGAGGTTTACTACCATAGGAAAGATGAAACCGGATTCCTTGATTCTAGGTTTACCTGTTGCTTACTGGGCGGATATCAACCAATATGATCAGGTTGCAGCCGCGAAAAAGCTGACCAGACAAAAGATCTTTGTAGCTCAGGGAGCGTTTGATTTCCAGGTTGCTCAACAGGATTTTGACTTATGGAAAGCTGCATTAGGTAAGAAAAGCAATGTGACACTGAAGTTATATCCCGATTTAAACCATTTGTTTATCCCTCAAACAGAAAAGGGAAACACTTCACAGTATGGGATACCTGGGAGTGTTTCAGGAACCTTGGTCGAGGACTTAGCCAACTGGATAAAAGCTAAATAA
- a CDS encoding helix-turn-helix domain-containing protein has protein sequence MTKLGEYLAKRSVNKSQVAKRTGLTKARMNELTLTDTAKLRAEELYLIALAIKVNPCEMLCDLCEGVALVSES, from the coding sequence ATGACAAAATTAGGAGAGTATCTAGCAAAAAGATCTGTGAACAAATCGCAGGTAGCCAAAAGAACAGGCTTAACAAAAGCAAGAATGAACGAGCTCACTTTAACGGATACGGCCAAGTTGAGAGCAGAAGAACTTTACCTGATTGCCTTGGCCATCAAGGTGAACCCTTGTGAAATGCTTTGCGATCTTTGTGAGGGTGTAGCATTGGTCTCAGAAAGTTAA
- a CDS encoding PAS domain-containing sensor histidine kinase — translation MRRKPAFITLVYLALGASWLILGSQWIRYLDQSMPEKDMRFLYGYKNLIFLFISGLILFVLIEMYRRSISRMENNYKQLFEGSIAIIYVFDRKSFRLLEVNERMVEQYGYTKPELLKMTVMDLRPEAEFSKLTEYLKSPHKEGRATEVWLHKTKSGKIFHALISHHRTTYKGQDAYTVIAIDIEVYVKAEERIKELLKVYETVTSVTNDVIWEYCPGTNELKWQNGFSEIFGYTEDLRENTKEWILTKVHPEDQEYMEQSMAESLEQLSNSWRCEYRLQCADGSYKYVSNQAFILLDAHGQAEKMVGALRDITIRKNYEHRLLRKNEILKNIAWENSHKFRKPVSNIIGILNLMKIEEKGMDATLLTMLERSALELDEMISKINERTNLMGEEK, via the coding sequence ATGCGCAGAAAACCGGCTTTCATCACACTCGTATACCTTGCTTTAGGAGCTTCATGGCTAATTTTGGGCAGTCAGTGGATTCGTTACCTGGATCAGAGTATGCCGGAAAAGGATATGCGCTTTCTGTATGGCTATAAAAACCTCATTTTTCTATTTATTTCCGGACTCATTCTATTTGTGCTGATAGAAATGTATCGGAGGAGTATCTCCAGAATGGAAAACAACTATAAACAGCTTTTTGAGGGTTCTATTGCCATCATCTATGTTTTTGACCGCAAGAGTTTCCGATTATTGGAGGTAAATGAAAGGATGGTAGAACAGTACGGTTATACCAAACCAGAATTGTTAAAGATGACAGTAATGGACCTTCGACCGGAAGCGGAGTTTAGTAAACTGACCGAATATCTTAAATCTCCACATAAGGAGGGGCGGGCGACAGAGGTTTGGCTTCACAAAACTAAAAGTGGAAAAATCTTTCATGCGCTGATTTCTCATCATAGAACTACCTACAAAGGACAGGATGCTTACACCGTGATTGCGATCGATATTGAAGTTTACGTGAAAGCAGAAGAGCGGATCAAAGAGCTGTTAAAGGTATATGAAACGGTAACTAGTGTAACGAATGATGTCATCTGGGAATATTGCCCTGGAACAAATGAACTGAAATGGCAAAATGGTTTCTCGGAAATTTTTGGCTATACTGAAGACTTAAGGGAAAATACCAAAGAATGGATTCTGACTAAGGTGCACCCGGAAGACCAGGAGTATATGGAACAGAGTATGGCCGAAAGCCTGGAGCAACTAAGTAATTCCTGGCGTTGCGAATACCGCTTGCAATGTGCCGATGGTAGTTATAAATACGTCTCTAACCAGGCCTTTATCCTGCTGGATGCTCATGGCCAGGCAGAAAAAATGGTAGGCGCCCTGAGAGATATTACGATCCGTAAGAATTATGAACATCGTTTGCTGCGTAAAAATGAAATACTTAAAAACATTGCCTGGGAGAATTCTCATAAGTTCCGCAAACCAGTCAGTAATATCATAGGAATTCTGAACCTGATGAAAATCGAAGAAAAAGGTATGGATGCGACCTTGTTAACCATGCTGGAACGTTCCGCACTGGAACTGGATGAAATGATCAGTAAAATAAATGAGCGTACCAATCTTATGGGGGAGGAGAAGTAG
- a CDS encoding response regulator transcription factor, whose product MIKRIHVLEDDEDIRYIIGVLLKDEGYELQLSSTFSELKGKLKDSVPDLFILDVMLPDGDGAEICKDLKSDMFTKHIPIIVMSANDQNKELSIAAGADDYVSKPFDIDYIVKRINKLLLD is encoded by the coding sequence ATGATCAAAAGAATACATGTGCTTGAAGATGATGAAGATATCAGGTATATCATTGGCGTTTTACTTAAAGATGAAGGATATGAATTGCAACTATCGTCTACTTTTTCAGAGCTAAAAGGGAAACTGAAAGATTCAGTACCTGATTTATTCATTTTGGATGTGATGCTGCCTGATGGAGATGGAGCCGAAATCTGTAAAGATTTAAAATCGGATATGTTTACCAAACATATTCCAATTATTGTCATGTCTGCAAACGATCAGAATAAAGAATTAAGTATTGCTGCAGGTGCTGATGACTATGTGAGCAAACCCTTTGATATTGACTACATCGTGAAAAGAATTAATAAGTTATTGCTGGATTAA
- a CDS encoding phosphoheptose isomerase, whose protein sequence is MSDQKKEIFDGVAQRLKIEGFNVVNRDESRPWGGFFVIDEDQAQQFANVYFDGLNVDELKISGKLSPKILIVAPNTRLSWQYHHRRAEIWRVVNGTVGVCTSDTDEQGEVKQLTPGQTIKLKQGERHRLIGLDDWGIVSEIWQHTDPTNPSDESDIVRVQDDFGR, encoded by the coding sequence ATGTCAGATCAGAAAAAAGAAATATTTGATGGCGTAGCTCAACGCTTAAAAATTGAAGGATTTAATGTGGTCAATCGTGATGAAAGCCGCCCATGGGGAGGTTTTTTCGTAATTGACGAAGACCAGGCACAACAATTTGCCAATGTTTATTTCGATGGACTAAATGTTGATGAATTGAAAATATCAGGTAAACTGAGCCCTAAAATATTAATTGTTGCCCCAAACACACGTTTATCATGGCAATATCACCACCGCCGTGCCGAAATATGGAGAGTAGTAAATGGTACAGTAGGTGTTTGTACCAGCGATACAGACGAACAAGGTGAAGTAAAACAACTGACACCTGGTCAAACTATTAAATTAAAACAAGGCGAAAGACACCGTTTAATCGGTTTGGACGATTGGGGAATTGTTTCCGAAATCTGGCAGCATACAGATCCAACAAATCCATCAGATGAAAGTGATATTGTAAGAGTACAAGACGATTTCGGCAGATAA
- a CDS encoding acyl-CoA desaturase: MIILVFFLLHWFLSLFSQTFFLHRYASHKMFKMNAFWEKFFYAITFLSQGSSFLNPRAYAILHRMHHAFSDTEKDPHSPHFVKDVWGMMIKTKNIYLNYSKFNVEPEEQFRDKYPSWPIIDKIGDSWITRMVFIGFYVWFYVTFATAWWMFLLLPIHFLMGPIHGAVVNWCGHKYGYSNHDNDDHSKNSLPLDFLMLGELFQNNHHKKPNNPNFASRWFEFDPTYPLMKVMHWMHIIRIRKV; this comes from the coding sequence ATGATTATTTTAGTTTTCTTCCTTTTACATTGGTTCCTCTCCTTATTTTCACAAACTTTCTTTTTACATCGTTATGCCTCTCATAAAATGTTTAAAATGAATGCCTTTTGGGAGAAGTTCTTTTATGCCATTACTTTCTTGTCGCAAGGCTCCTCTTTCTTAAATCCAAGAGCTTATGCCATCCTGCACCGGATGCACCACGCTTTTTCTGATACAGAGAAAGATCCGCACTCTCCACATTTTGTTAAAGATGTATGGGGAATGATGATCAAGACCAAAAATATTTACCTGAATTACTCCAAATTTAATGTGGAACCAGAAGAACAATTTAGAGATAAATATCCTTCCTGGCCGATTATTGATAAAATTGGAGATTCATGGATTACCAGAATGGTCTTTATAGGCTTCTATGTCTGGTTCTACGTGACTTTTGCAACCGCTTGGTGGATGTTCCTTTTATTGCCGATCCATTTCTTAATGGGACCGATTCACGGGGCTGTTGTCAACTGGTGTGGTCATAAATATGGTTATTCGAATCATGATAACGATGATCACAGCAAGAATTCCCTTCCTTTAGACTTCCTGATGCTAGGCGAATTGTTTCAAAATAACCACCATAAAAAACCAAATAATCCAAACTTCGCTTCGAGGTGGTTTGAATTTGATCCTACTTATCCATTAATGAAGGTGATGCACTGGATGCACATCATCCGAATAAGAAAAGTCTAA